The Polymorphobacter megasporae genomic sequence GCTCAAGGGACCGGTAGCCGCGGTGCGCGCGCTGGCTGACGGCATCGAGGCAACGGGCGGCGTCCGCTATACGACGCTCAACTTGATCAGCGCGCCGGGCAGCACCAGCAGTGGGCATAAACATAGCCCCGGCCACACGCAGCCCTTACTGCCAAACGATCGATAATGTAGCCCGGGGGCAAGGTCGATGCCCGGCGTCGCTAAAACACGGTGAAATTAGCTTCAAAAATCGCTTGGCAGCATCAACTCCAACCGGTAGCAATGCGACGGTATATCATTGCACTGGAGCTGAGATGCCGCGTTCATCTGCTGTCCTGAAGACTATTCTGCTGGCTGCCGCCTCCGTACCTTCAGTGGCGGCCCGGTCAGCCGATGTCGCAGCTGCGCCATCGGCCAGCGCTCCTGCTGACGAAATTGTCGTAACGGCAAGACGGCTCGACGCAGCGCGCGACGCAATTCTGCCGAGCCTCGGCGCTAGCAAATACACCTTCGACCGGCAGGCGATCGCAGTCTTGCCACAGGGTCAGGATCAGAGCCTCGTCAACCTGCTGCTGCAGGCTCCCGGCGTCGTTCAGGACAGCTACGGCCAGATCCACGTCCGCAACGAGCATGCCAACGTCCAGTACCGGGTCAACGGTGTCATCGTGCCGGAAAGTATCACCGGGTTCGGTCAAACAATCGACGTCCGGTTGGCGGATTCGATCTCGTTGCTGACGGGCACGCTGCCGGCTCAGTATGGCTACCGCACCTCAGGCGTGGTCAACATTACCACACAGACCGGGGCCTTCGCTAATAGCGGTGATGTCGGCTTCTACGGCGGCAGTCGCGGGACAATCGAGCCGAGCGCCTCGATCAAGGGATCGAGCGGCGGCCTCAACTATTTCGCCAGCGGCAGCTATCTGCGGAACGACCTCGGCATCGAAAATCCGACCTCCTCGCGCGATGCGATCCACGACCGGACCGACCAGTTCCGCGGCTTCGCGTATGTCTCCGACATCCTGTCGGAGACGAGCCGGATCAGTGCGTTCGGCGGAGCCTTCTCCGGCCGGTTTCAAATTCCGAATAATCCCGGGCAGATGGCCGGCTTTACCGTCAACGGCGTGTCGGACTTCAACTCGGCGCTACTCAATCAGAACCAGCATGAGAACACCTATTATGGCGTGCTGGCGTACCAATATTCGGCCGATGCGCTATCGGTCCAGGTCGCTCCCTTTGTGCGCTATTCCCGGACGACCTTCACGCCCGATCCGCAGAACGGCGACATCATCTTTAACGGCTTCTCGGACCGGTCGCGGCTTTCGAGCCTCGCCTACGGCGTCCAGACTGACGCCAGCTACAAGTTATCCGACCACCATACCCTGCGCGGCGGCTTCTTTTTCCAAAACGAGCGGACGCGGTCGAGTGTGACGTCGCTGGTCCTTCCGACCGGTGCGCCGAATGCAGCCGGGGGCTTCGATCCGTGCACCTCGGACAATTTCGACCAGTGCGTGCCAACGAGCGACGCTCCCTTTTCGCAGACTGTCGCCGGGACTAAGACCGGGCAGCTCTACGGCGTCTACCTTCAGGACGAGTGGTCGATCACGCCCGAGCTGACGCTCAATTTCGGCGCACGCTTCGATGCGGTCCACGCTTACACTACCGAGAACCAGCTAAGCCCGCGGATCAACCTAGTTTATCAGCCCAGCAAGGCGACCACGTTCCACGCCGGGTATGCCCGCGACTTCACGCCGCCGCCCCAGGAGCTGATCGGTACATCGACCGTCGCTGTTTTCAACAGTACGACCAAGCAATCGGTCGTGCCGTTCGCCGATCCGGTAAAAGCCGAACGCGAGCATTATTTCGACGCCGGTGTTCTCCACACTATCCTGCCCGGGCTGAGCGTCGGCCTAGACGGCTATTACAAGATCAAGCGCAACCTGCTCGACGAGGGCCAGTTTGGCGAGGCGGTTGTCCTGTCGCCGTTCAACTACGCTCAAGGCTATGCGTGGGGCGTCGAGGTGACGACCAACTACCATGCCGGGCCGCTTACGATCTATGGCAACGCTACGCGCGGGCAGGAACAGGGGCGTAATATCGTCTCGAGCCAGTTCTTTTTCGCGCCCGACGAGCTTGCGTACATCGCCAACCACCGCATCTTCACTGACCATAACCAGTTCTGGTCAGCGTCGGCGGGAGCGAGCTATGTTTTCGACGACGGCATCGGCAAGCTGACGCCGACGATCGATGCGATCTACGGCAACGGACTGCGTGCTGGCGATCCCAATGGCATCATTCCCAACGGCGGCAAGCAGCCATCGTACACCGTGGTCAATCTCGGTATCGAGCAGAGCCTCGATGGGCCTGGCTTCCTGAAGGGTCTCTCGGTCCGGTTCGACGTGATCAACGTCGGTGACAAGAGCTACGCCATCCGCGACGGCTCAGGTGTGGGGGTAGGGGCACCGCAGTTTGGACAGCGTCGCGCCTTCTTTGGCGGTATCCGCAAGTCGTTCTGATGAAGCTCGTCGACTTCCTCGCTCACGGCGATCGGCTCTCCAACGACGATTTGCATCGTGTTGCGCCGCGTCGGGGATGGTTGTTGACGCGCTGGCTCGATCGCGGTGCAGTCGGGCTGTCGATGCTTTGCCTGGTTCACTGCCTCGCTTTTCCCGTGGTGGTACTGGCCCTACCCACGATGGGCGAAATCCTGCCGCGACAATGGTGGGTCCACCCGGTGATCTTTGCGCTGGCGGTGCCGATGGCGACGATCGCGCTCGTTCGTGGCTGGTCGGATCATCGCGACCGCCGGCCTGTCCTGCTCGGGGGTCTCGGCCTGGCCCTCCTGGGCCTAGGTCTCCTTGCCGCCGAAGCGAGTGCCGCAGAAGTCCTCCTGACAGTGGCTGGGGGCATGATCGTCGCCGCCGCGCACCTGCTCAACTGGCGGCTGGGGCGGCATGGTCATGCAGGCACCTAACCCCGGCCACCTTGTTATCCGCCCGGGGACTGTTCATATTCGGCGAATGGGAACAGCCACCGCACACAAGCATCGGCTGCCGGCCGGGCCTGCCTTGGTGACGGCTGCGCGAAGCGCGTTTGAGCGAGCCGGGGACCAATGGACCGATTTGCGAGCCACGGTTTTCGATGTCCTTATCAACTTTGAAAAGCCCGCCAGCGCCTACGAGATCACCGATGCCGTATCGAAAGCTACGGCTCGGCGGGTAACGGCCAACACGGTTTACCGCATCCTGGACCTCTTTGTCGCCAGCAACATCGCGGCGCGGGTCGAAAGCAGTAACGCTTATATTGCCACCGCCCATCCCGACTGTCGCCACGATTGCATTTTCCTCGTCTGCGATCGGTGTGGTAAAACTAGTCATATCGATGATGACCGCATTGCCGGCGACATGCGTGCGGCGGCAAGTGCGACTGGGTTTATGCCTTTGCGGCCGGTGCTCGAGGTTAGGGGTTTGTGCGCTGACTGCGCGTGATCTGAGCTGCCCCAACAGATCAATAAAATAAGATCGACGAACGGCAGCTTACCTGCATTTGGTGTCTGAAAGCTGCCAGTCCGTTACCGGCCCCATTGCATACCATGCATACCATGCTACCCCGCCGCTTACGGTTCGGCTATCAAGTAGG encodes the following:
- a CDS encoding TonB-dependent receptor yields the protein MAARSADVAAAPSASAPADEIVVTARRLDAARDAILPSLGASKYTFDRQAIAVLPQGQDQSLVNLLLQAPGVVQDSYGQIHVRNEHANVQYRVNGVIVPESITGFGQTIDVRLADSISLLTGTLPAQYGYRTSGVVNITTQTGAFANSGDVGFYGGSRGTIEPSASIKGSSGGLNYFASGSYLRNDLGIENPTSSRDAIHDRTDQFRGFAYVSDILSETSRISAFGGAFSGRFQIPNNPGQMAGFTVNGVSDFNSALLNQNQHENTYYGVLAYQYSADALSVQVAPFVRYSRTTFTPDPQNGDIIFNGFSDRSRLSSLAYGVQTDASYKLSDHHTLRGGFFFQNERTRSSVTSLVLPTGAPNAAGGFDPCTSDNFDQCVPTSDAPFSQTVAGTKTGQLYGVYLQDEWSITPELTLNFGARFDAVHAYTTENQLSPRINLVYQPSKATTFHAGYARDFTPPPQELIGTSTVAVFNSTTKQSVVPFADPVKAEREHYFDAGVLHTILPGLSVGLDGYYKIKRNLLDEGQFGEAVVLSPFNYAQGYAWGVEVTTNYHAGPLTIYGNATRGQEQGRNIVSSQFFFAPDELAYIANHRIFTDHNQFWSASAGASYVFDDGIGKLTPTIDAIYGNGLRAGDPNGIIPNGGKQPSYTVVNLGIEQSLDGPGFLKGLSVRFDVINVGDKSYAIRDGSGVGVGAPQFGQRRAFFGGIRKSF
- a CDS encoding MerC domain-containing protein, which produces MKLVDFLAHGDRLSNDDLHRVAPRRGWLLTRWLDRGAVGLSMLCLVHCLAFPVVVLALPTMGEILPRQWWVHPVIFALAVPMATIALVRGWSDHRDRRPVLLGGLGLALLGLGLLAAEASAAEVLLTVAGGMIVAAAHLLNWRLGRHGHAGT
- a CDS encoding Fur family transcriptional regulator, whose product is MGTATAHKHRLPAGPALVTAARSAFERAGDQWTDLRATVFDVLINFEKPASAYEITDAVSKATARRVTANTVYRILDLFVASNIAARVESSNAYIATAHPDCRHDCIFLVCDRCGKTSHIDDDRIAGDMRAAASATGFMPLRPVLEVRGLCADCA